From one Rhodothermales bacterium genomic stretch:
- a CDS encoding antibiotic biosynthesis monooxygenase family protein: protein MIIVSGKLYIQTGQRDAFVTRSTAAVVAARQTPGCRDFAVSPDPVDPDRVNIFEEWESMEALEAFRGSGPDDPLFALIVRADIAEREL from the coding sequence ATGATCATCGTTTCCGGCAAGCTCTACATCCAGACCGGGCAGCGGGATGCCTTCGTCACCCGATCCACGGCCGCCGTCGTCGCCGCCCGCCAGACGCCCGGATGCCGCGACTTTGCCGTGTCGCCCGATCCGGTCGATCCCGACCGCGTGAACATCTTCGAGGAATGGGAATCGATGGAAGCGCTCGAGGCCTTTCGAGGGTCGGGTCCGGACGACCCGCTGTTCGCGCTCATCGTCCGCGCAGACATCGCGGAACGCGAGCTGTAG
- a CDS encoding N-acetyltransferase has translation MNIVEATDADLSDVLSVERAAFGQEDEARLTAALLQDPTAAPCLSLLAYVDGRPAGHILFTKATLRETASDVPAALLAPMAVVPAHQRRGIGRALIQAGIERLTRSGIQLVFVLGHPDYYTGSGFEPAVPRGLLPPYPIDPEEAWMVRRLGNADVRGRVACAACLDRPEYWRE, from the coding sequence ATGAACATCGTCGAAGCTACTGACGCCGATCTCTCGGACGTCCTCTCGGTCGAGCGCGCCGCGTTCGGCCAGGAGGACGAGGCGCGCCTGACGGCCGCCCTGCTGCAGGACCCGACCGCCGCGCCCTGTCTTTCCCTGCTGGCCTACGTGGACGGCCGCCCCGCCGGCCATATCCTGTTCACGAAGGCGACGCTTCGCGAAACCGCGAGCGATGTCCCGGCGGCGCTCCTCGCGCCGATGGCCGTCGTGCCGGCGCACCAGCGGCGCGGCATCGGTCGCGCACTCATCCAGGCCGGCATCGAGCGGCTGACCCGATCGGGGATACAACTCGTCTTCGTGCTCGGCCATCCGGACTATTACACCGGATCCGGCTTCGAGCCGGCGGTACCCCGCGGCTTGCTCCCGCCCTATCCGATCGACCCGGAAGAAGCCTGGATGGTACGCCGGCTCGGAAACGCCGACGTCCGGGGCCGGGTCGCCTGCGCGGCATGCCTCGATAGGCCGGAATACTGGCGGGAATAG
- a CDS encoding peptidylprolyl isomerase, whose protein sequence is MPNREPKAFWRWTALCCCAVGLSACFGQGLKHGADPSVLIQTDRGAIVVQVDTRNAPITAANFLRYVDEGRFSSASFYRTVRMDNQPNNEVKIEVIQGGIGFAESDLRLAPIPHETTAKTGLRHLDGTFSMARSEPGSASSEFFICIGDQPELDFGGRRNPDGQGFAAFGVVVEGMDVVRDIQSRPDSSQMLTEPVRIRGVRRLK, encoded by the coding sequence ATGCCAAACCGCGAGCCCAAAGCGTTCTGGCGCTGGACAGCGCTATGTTGTTGCGCCGTCGGACTCTCGGCATGCTTCGGGCAGGGCCTGAAGCACGGGGCCGATCCGAGCGTACTCATCCAGACCGATCGCGGCGCCATCGTCGTCCAGGTCGATACCCGAAACGCCCCGATCACCGCCGCCAACTTCCTTCGGTATGTCGACGAAGGACGGTTCAGCAGTGCCTCGTTTTACCGCACCGTGCGGATGGACAACCAGCCGAACAACGAGGTGAAGATCGAAGTCATCCAGGGCGGCATCGGGTTCGCCGAGAGCGACCTCCGCCTCGCGCCCATCCCCCACGAAACGACCGCAAAAACAGGGCTTCGGCATCTGGACGGCACGTTTTCGATGGCCCGGAGCGAGCCGGGATCGGCGAGTTCGGAGTTTTTTATCTGCATCGGCGACCAGCCCGAGCTGGACTTCGGGGGCCGGCGCAACCCGGACGGGCAGGGATTTGCCGCCTTCGGCGTCGTCGTCGAAGGGATGGATGTGGTTCGCGACATCCAGAGCCGGCCCGATTCGAGCCAGATGCTGACGGAGCCCGTCCGGATACGGGGCGTCCGCCGGCTCAAATGA
- a CDS encoding DUF2461 domain-containing protein, whose translation MGALHPDTFAFLTDLAAHNDRDWFNANKSRYEAVWEAFSAFVEATTRRIAGFDPGVEGMTAKDSLMRIYRDVRFSKEKTPYQTHLGAHIVAGGRKAHERDRAGYFIRLEPGASILAGGAHLPPGPWAQAIRTRIDEDPDALREILAAGPFRAYFGEMAGDRMKSAPRGYARDHPAIDLLGMKSYLAVHQVPDAVALADDFAEHAGRVFEALAPFDRYLNGA comes from the coding sequence ATGGGCGCACTCCATCCCGACACGTTTGCCTTCCTGACCGACCTCGCGGCCCACAACGACCGCGACTGGTTCAACGCCAACAAATCGCGTTACGAAGCGGTCTGGGAGGCGTTTTCCGCCTTTGTCGAGGCGACCACGCGCCGCATCGCCGGCTTCGATCCCGGTGTGGAGGGGATGACGGCGAAGGACAGCCTGATGCGCATCTACCGCGACGTACGCTTTTCGAAGGAGAAGACCCCATATCAGACGCATCTGGGGGCGCACATCGTCGCCGGCGGGCGCAAGGCGCACGAGCGCGACCGCGCGGGCTATTTCATCCGGCTGGAGCCCGGCGCTTCGATCCTGGCGGGCGGGGCGCACCTGCCCCCGGGGCCCTGGGCGCAGGCCATCCGAACGCGTATCGACGAGGATCCGGACGCGCTGCGGGAGATCCTCGCCGCCGGCCCGTTTCGGGCGTATTTCGGGGAGATGGCCGGCGACCGCATGAAGTCGGCGCCGCGGGGGTACGCCAGGGATCATCCCGCCATCGATCTGCTCGGGATGAAGAGCTACCTGGCCGTCCACCAGGTGCCGGACGCCGTCGCGCTGGCCGACGACTTCGCCGAGCACGCCGGCCGGGTGTTCGAGGCGCTGGCGCCCTTCGACCGGTATCTCAACGGGGCCTAG
- a CDS encoding lactonase family protein: MSASTRRAFLHTLAGAGAALAFAPSAFAAHARANRVYIGTYTSKASQGIYTAQFDPASGALSDIRLAVESADPSFLALSPNRRTLYAVNELATFDDAPGGAVSAYAVDRRTGDLRFLNQQPSRGAHPCHLITDQTGRWVLVANYSGGNLAVLPVGRDGRLAPPATVVQHKGSSVNTSRQEGPHAHSIHLDARNRFAIAADLGIDRVVVYRWDPRSGNLSPEPTSSLQTAPGAGPRHFDFHPSGRFAFVINELNSTLSALSYDRATGALRELHTVSTLPEGFTGSNSCADIHVAPSGRFVYGSNRGHNSIAAFAFNAANGQLTAVGHASTEGETPRNFCIAPGGTHLLAANQNTDTIISYTIDRRSGMLERVAMAEAPTPVCIQFLAG; this comes from the coding sequence ATGTCCGCTTCAACCCGCCGCGCCTTCCTGCACACCCTCGCCGGCGCCGGCGCCGCCCTCGCATTCGCCCCGTCCGCCTTCGCCGCCCATGCCCGCGCCAACCGGGTATACATCGGCACCTACACGAGCAAGGCCAGCCAGGGCATCTACACGGCGCAGTTCGATCCGGCCAGCGGCGCGCTCTCCGATATCCGGCTCGCCGTCGAAAGCGCCGATCCGTCGTTTCTGGCGCTCAGCCCGAACCGTCGCACCCTGTACGCCGTCAACGAACTCGCTACCTTCGACGACGCGCCCGGCGGCGCCGTCAGTGCGTACGCGGTGGACCGACGCACCGGCGATCTGCGCTTTCTGAACCAGCAGCCAAGCCGCGGGGCGCACCCGTGCCATCTGATCACGGACCAAACGGGCCGATGGGTGCTGGTGGCCAACTACAGCGGCGGCAACCTGGCCGTCTTGCCCGTCGGCCGCGACGGCCGGCTCGCGCCGCCGGCGACGGTGGTGCAGCACAAGGGCAGCAGCGTCAATACGAGCCGTCAGGAGGGGCCGCACGCCCACTCCATCCATCTCGACGCGCGCAACCGCTTCGCCATCGCGGCGGACCTGGGCATCGACCGCGTCGTCGTCTACCGCTGGGATCCCCGGTCGGGCAACCTCTCCCCCGAACCGACCTCGTCGCTCCAGACCGCGCCCGGCGCCGGCCCGCGCCATTTCGACTTCCACCCTTCCGGGCGGTTCGCGTTTGTGATCAACGAGCTGAACTCGACGCTCAGCGCCCTCTCGTATGACCGCGCGACGGGGGCGCTGCGGGAGCTGCATACCGTCTCCACCCTGCCGGAAGGGTTCACCGGATCGAACTCCTGCGCCGACATCCACGTGGCGCCGAGCGGCCGCTTCGTGTACGGCTCGAACCGGGGCCACAACAGCATCGCCGCATTCGCATTCAACGCCGCGAACGGCCAGCTTACGGCCGTCGGCCACGCCTCGACGGAAGGCGAGACGCCGCGCAATTTCTGCATCGCCCCGGGCGGCACCCATCTCCTGGCGGCCAATCAGAACACGGACACGATCATCAGCTACACGATCGACCGACGAAGCGGGATGCTCGAACGCGTCGCCATGGCCGAGGCGCCCACCCCGGTGTGCATCCAGTTCCTCGCCGGCTGA
- a CDS encoding DUF2911 domain-containing protein produces the protein MRKTFFNSLTGLLALVLIVLAAQPANAQRDNSKPRPSPNASVSQTIGTTVINVEYGRPGVKGRQIFGGLEAYGKVWRAGANEPTTLTFENDIMVEGQHLVAGTYNLFFRLAENGEWGAIFAKPVRWGTMYDEANKVLEVKVKAETIPNQEWLSYTFENVSEKSATLVMKWETKMVGINIGTM, from the coding sequence ATGCGAAAGACGTTTTTTAATAGCCTTACCGGCCTCCTTGCGCTCGTCCTCATCGTGCTCGCCGCCCAGCCGGCCAACGCACAGCGCGACAACAGCAAACCCCGCCCGAGCCCGAACGCGTCCGTGTCGCAAACCATTGGCACAACCGTCATCAACGTCGAATACGGCCGTCCCGGCGTCAAGGGACGCCAGATCTTCGGCGGTCTCGAGGCATACGGCAAGGTCTGGCGCGCCGGCGCGAACGAGCCCACCACCCTGACGTTCGAGAACGACATCATGGTCGAAGGCCAGCACCTCGTGGCCGGCACCTATAACCTCTTTTTCCGCCTTGCCGAGAACGGCGAATGGGGCGCCATCTTCGCCAAGCCCGTCCGCTGGGGCACGATGTACGACGAGGCCAACAAGGTGCTCGAAGTGAAGGTGAAAGCCGAAACCATCCCGAACCAGGAATGGCTGAGCTACACGTTCGAAAACGTGAGCGAAAAATCAGCGACCCTGGTTATGAAGTGGGAAACGAAGATGGTGGGGATCAACATCGGCACGATGTGA
- a CDS encoding NAD(P)-binding domain-containing protein — protein sequence MKTNIGILGSGTVGKTLAAGFLQHGHDVMIGSRTPAKLSDWAAQHPGVRVGTFDEVAAFGDLVVLATKGTAAEAALTAAGAANLKGKTIADATNPIAEKPPTHGVLSFFTTLDDSLMERLQRAFPEAHFVKAFSCVGAALMVDPQLESRPTMFICGNDAGAKTEVTGILDAFGWDAEDMGPVEAARAIEPLCILWCIPGFVRNDWAHAFKVLR from the coding sequence ATGAAAACGAACATTGGCATCCTCGGCTCCGGAACGGTCGGCAAGACGCTGGCCGCCGGCTTCCTCCAACACGGCCATGACGTGATGATCGGCAGCCGCACGCCGGCGAAGCTGTCGGACTGGGCGGCGCAGCATCCGGGCGTCCGCGTCGGGACGTTCGACGAGGTCGCGGCGTTTGGCGACCTCGTGGTGCTGGCCACCAAAGGCACGGCGGCCGAGGCGGCGCTGACCGCGGCCGGCGCGGCAAACCTGAAAGGGAAGACGATCGCCGACGCCACCAACCCGATTGCCGAGAAGCCGCCGACGCACGGCGTCCTCTCGTTCTTCACCACGCTGGACGACTCGTTGATGGAACGGCTCCAGCGCGCGTTCCCCGAGGCCCACTTCGTGAAGGCATTCAGCTGCGTGGGGGCCGCGCTGATGGTCGACCCGCAGCTCGAGTCCCGCCCGACCATGTTCATCTGCGGCAACGACGCGGGCGCCAAAACGGAAGTCACCGGCATCCTCGATGCCTTCGGGTGGGATGCGGAAGACATGGGCCCCGTCGAGGCGGCGCGCGCCATCGAACCGCTGTGCATCCTCTGGTGCATTCCGGGCTTCGTTCGCAACGACTGGGCGCACGCGTTCAAGGTGCTGCGCTAA
- a CDS encoding choline dehydrogenase yields MATPNAAFDYIVVGAGAAGCAVAHRLSEDPHVKVALLEAGPPDRSPLIHMPAGFTKLVGQKVNWGFSTVPQQHVDNREMHYPQGRTLGGSTSINAMIYIRGHRLDYDEWRDLGNEGWGYDDVLPYFKRSENNERFVNEYHGVGGPVNVADQIQSNLLTRAFVRAAQEIGIPYTPDHNGAQQEGVSYYQVTQRNVRRESAATAYIHSVRHRKNLTVITDAWASKVLVENGRAVGVEYLQARKNRVTLRANAEVVLSGGAVNSPKLLLLSGIGPADELRRLGIDVAHDLPGVGKNFQDHMDVYIAAEASQPVSYNGEDRWDRAVRHGIQYLLYKTGPVTACVAEAGIFLKSSEDVRSPDIQIHCLPAYVVDHGRMRIKGHGVTINTCNLRPKSIGSVTLRSTNPLDAPAIDPNFLDDPYDWKISIEGFKWGRRLLASEAFRPLIKREYLPGPSTQSDEEIKAYIRKWSKTDYHPVGSCKMGSDDMAVVDTQLRVRGVEALRVIDASIMPTLISGNTQAPSIMIGEKGAAIMKAGRVV; encoded by the coding sequence ATGGCTACCCCGAATGCCGCGTTCGACTATATCGTGGTCGGCGCCGGCGCCGCCGGCTGCGCCGTCGCGCATCGTCTCAGTGAAGACCCCCACGTCAAGGTGGCGCTGCTCGAAGCGGGACCTCCGGACCGGTCGCCGCTGATCCATATGCCGGCCGGGTTCACCAAGCTCGTCGGGCAAAAGGTGAACTGGGGGTTCTCAACCGTCCCGCAGCAGCATGTCGACAACCGCGAGATGCATTACCCGCAGGGGCGCACCCTGGGCGGAAGCACGTCGATCAACGCCATGATCTACATCCGCGGTCACCGCCTCGATTACGACGAATGGCGGGATCTCGGCAACGAAGGATGGGGATACGACGACGTGCTGCCCTACTTCAAACGGTCCGAAAACAACGAGCGATTCGTCAACGAATACCATGGCGTCGGCGGGCCGGTCAACGTGGCGGACCAGATTCAGTCTAACCTGCTCACCCGCGCCTTCGTGCGGGCCGCGCAGGAGATCGGCATCCCCTATACGCCCGACCACAACGGCGCTCAGCAGGAAGGGGTCAGCTATTACCAGGTCACGCAGCGCAACGTGCGCCGCGAAAGCGCCGCGACGGCCTACATCCACAGCGTGAGGCATCGAAAGAACCTCACCGTGATCACCGATGCCTGGGCGTCGAAGGTGCTGGTCGAAAACGGCCGGGCCGTGGGGGTCGAGTACCTCCAGGCGCGCAAAAACCGGGTGACGCTTCGCGCGAACGCGGAGGTGGTCCTCAGCGGCGGCGCCGTCAATTCCCCGAAGCTGCTGCTGCTCTCCGGCATCGGGCCGGCGGACGAACTGCGGCGGCTGGGCATCGATGTGGCGCACGACCTGCCCGGTGTCGGGAAAAACTTCCAGGACCACATGGATGTCTACATCGCGGCGGAAGCGAGCCAGCCGGTGAGTTATAACGGAGAGGATCGGTGGGACCGGGCCGTCCGGCACGGCATCCAGTACCTGCTGTACAAGACGGGTCCGGTGACGGCCTGCGTGGCCGAGGCCGGCATCTTCCTCAAGAGCAGCGAGGACGTCCGCTCGCCCGACATCCAGATCCACTGCCTGCCGGCGTATGTCGTTGACCACGGGCGGATGCGGATCAAGGGGCACGGCGTGACGATCAACACCTGCAACCTGCGGCCGAAGAGCATCGGCTCGGTGACGCTCCGCTCGACGAACCCGCTCGACGCGCCGGCGATCGACCCGAACTTCCTGGACGATCCGTACGACTGGAAGATCTCCATCGAGGGATTCAAATGGGGGCGCCGGCTGCTGGCGTCGGAGGCCTTCCGGCCGCTGATCAAGCGCGAATACCTCCCCGGGCCATCGACGCAGAGCGACGAGGAGATCAAGGCCTACATCCGGAAATGGTCGAAGACCGACTACCACCCGGTCGGCTCGTGCAAGATGGGAAGCGACGACATGGCGGTGGTGGACACCCAGCTCCGCGTCCGCGGCGTCGAGGCGCTCCGGGTGATCGATGCCTCGATCATGCCCACCCTCATCAGCGGCAACACCCAGGCGCCGTCCATCATGATCGGCGAAAAGGGGGCGGCGATCATGAAAGCGGGAAGGGTTGTTTGA
- a CDS encoding MarR family transcriptional regulator — protein MSESKSLYCNCLYYSANAFARAMTRLAEDAFSAVGLAPSHALLLLAVNKEPGIQPGELARIMQLQPSTVTRLVEKLESKKLVERRSDGRASRVFPTEAALALDAPLREAWNALYVRYGDLLGQAPAAELAARLTEATARVEDAT, from the coding sequence ATGTCCGAATCGAAATCGCTCTACTGCAACTGCCTCTATTATTCCGCGAACGCGTTCGCGCGGGCGATGACGCGGCTGGCAGAGGACGCGTTCAGCGCGGTCGGCCTCGCCCCGTCGCATGCGCTGCTGCTGCTTGCGGTCAACAAGGAGCCGGGCATCCAGCCGGGCGAACTGGCCCGCATCATGCAGCTCCAGCCCTCGACCGTCACCCGGCTGGTCGAGAAACTGGAGTCGAAGAAGCTGGTGGAGCGCCGGTCGGACGGCCGGGCGTCGCGCGTTTTCCCTACGGAGGCCGCCCTGGCGCTCGACGCGCCGCTTCGCGAGGCCTGGAACGCGCTGTACGTGCGCTACGGCGACCTGCTGGGCCAGGCGCCGGCCGCCGAACTCGCGGCGCGGCTCACCGAGGCGACGGCCCGGGTGGAAGACGCCACCTGA
- a CDS encoding DinB family protein, translated as MSDATLRDHLVRLLDWQDAHVSFDAAVAGIPPAFRGVRVEGAPHSAWELLEHLRIAQWDILDFCRNPAYTQPNWPADYWPAEPAPANDAAWETSVAAYRADRAAMKALAADPAIDLFAPIPHGAGQTYLRELLLVADHNAYHVGQLVLLRQLLGLWPNA; from the coding sequence ATGTCCGACGCCACCCTCCGCGACCACCTCGTCCGCCTCCTCGACTGGCAGGACGCCCATGTCTCGTTCGACGCCGCCGTCGCCGGCATCCCGCCCGCCTTCCGGGGCGTGCGCGTCGAAGGCGCCCCGCATTCCGCCTGGGAATTGCTTGAACACCTGCGCATCGCCCAGTGGGACATCCTCGACTTCTGCCGCAACCCCGCCTACACGCAGCCGAACTGGCCGGCGGACTACTGGCCGGCCGAGCCGGCGCCGGCGAACGATGCGGCGTGGGAAACCAGCGTCGCGGCGTACCGGGCCGACCGCGCCGCCATGAAAGCGCTCGCCGCCGACCCCGCGATCGACCTCTTCGCCCCCATCCCCCACGGGGCGGGGCAGACCTATCTTCGCGAACTGCTCCTCGTCGCCGATCACAACGCGTACCACGTCGGTCAACTGGTGCTGCTCCGACAACTCCTCGGCCTCTGGCCGAATGCCTGA
- a CDS encoding PadR family transcriptional regulator, with protein sequence MIPTALVAASIKPFVLSILAEGENYGYAIIQRVKALTAGQIEWTTSTLYPVLHGMENNGLLQSEWRISPDGPRRKYYALTPKGRSAMEHEKQLWMDVHEALMQLWNPSPGLELA encoded by the coding sequence ATGATCCCAACCGCGCTCGTCGCCGCATCCATCAAACCGTTCGTGCTCTCGATCCTCGCCGAAGGTGAGAATTACGGGTATGCCATCATCCAGCGTGTGAAAGCCCTGACCGCCGGCCAGATCGAATGGACGACCAGTACGCTCTACCCCGTGCTCCACGGGATGGAAAACAACGGGTTGCTCCAGAGCGAGTGGCGCATCTCGCCGGACGGCCCGCGCCGCAAGTACTACGCCCTCACCCCGAAGGGGCGTAGCGCGATGGAGCACGAGAAGCAGTTGTGGATGGACGTCCATGAAGCGCTCATGCAGTTGTGGAATCCGTCGCCCGGGCTCGAGCTGGCCTGA
- a CDS encoding alkaline phosphatase, giving the protein MFFRSAPALRCLSALSALGLSVILLAGCAKPAETAPRNVILLIGDGMGLAQISTLYYNDTVKRSAFERFERFGYIKTQPAVQKVTDSAAGATAFASGVKTYNGAIGVDADSNSVETIVERVSKEGLLTGLVATSSIVHATPACFFAHVPARSSYEDIAAQLPESGVDFFAGGGTQFFARRSDGRNVFQALSDAGFVMDSTALATAAPLDNGKKYGFLLAPDGMPPMSEGRGSFLLDATNMAIDYLRGGKEGFFLMVEGSQIDWGGHGNNYAYLASEMADFNTAIGAALDFAAQDGHTLVIVTADHETGGLALSTGASYNEMKATFSTGGHTGTLIPVFAYGPGSDAFSGIYENSDIFHKIIAATGW; this is encoded by the coding sequence ATGTTCTTCCGTTCCGCACCCGCTCTTCGATGCCTGAGCGCGCTCAGCGCCCTCGGCTTATCCGTCATCCTCCTGGCCGGTTGCGCCAAGCCGGCGGAGACCGCCCCGCGCAACGTCATCCTCCTGATCGGCGACGGAATGGGGCTGGCGCAAATCTCCACGCTATACTACAACGACACGGTGAAGCGCTCGGCATTCGAGCGGTTCGAGCGGTTCGGGTATATCAAGACCCAGCCGGCCGTCCAGAAAGTGACCGACTCGGCTGCCGGCGCGACGGCGTTTGCGTCGGGCGTCAAGACCTACAACGGGGCGATCGGCGTGGATGCCGATAGCAACAGCGTCGAGACCATCGTCGAGCGCGTGTCGAAAGAAGGACTGCTGACCGGCCTTGTGGCGACATCGTCGATCGTGCACGCGACGCCGGCGTGTTTCTTTGCCCACGTGCCGGCGCGAAGCAGCTACGAGGACATCGCGGCCCAGCTGCCCGAGTCGGGCGTCGACTTCTTTGCCGGCGGCGGCACCCAGTTCTTCGCGCGGCGGTCGGACGGCCGGAACGTGTTTCAGGCGCTGTCCGATGCCGGTTTTGTGATGGACTCGACGGCGCTCGCTACGGCGGCTCCTCTCGACAACGGGAAAAAATACGGCTTCCTGCTGGCCCCCGACGGCATGCCCCCCATGTCGGAAGGCCGCGGCTCGTTCCTGCTCGATGCCACGAACATGGCGATCGATTACCTCCGCGGCGGCAAGGAGGGCTTTTTCCTGATGGTGGAAGGGTCGCAGATCGACTGGGGCGGCCACGGCAACAACTACGCGTATCTCGCCTCGGAGATGGCCGACTTCAATACCGCCATCGGCGCCGCGCTCGACTTCGCGGCGCAGGACGGCCACACCCTCGTGATCGTGACCGCGGATCACGAAACGGGCGGTCTGGCGCTTTCCACGGGCGCGAGCTACAACGAGATGAAGGCTACGTTCTCCACCGGCGGGCATACGGGTACGCTGATTCCGGTATTCGCGTACGGCCCCGGATCGGATGCCTTTTCGGGCATCTACGAGAACAGCGACATCTTCCACAAGATCATCGCGGCGACCGGGTGGTGA